In Pseudomonadota bacterium, the following proteins share a genomic window:
- a CDS encoding hydrogenase small subunit yields the protein MLDRRDFLRLAATLTASLGIGNLPQPVAAALKQINQKTIPKLIYLQGLSCTGCSISLLQASSPSPLYLITDYSQLAFHADLSAISGRKAIDLIERYVTGQAGDYFLAVEGAIPELMPEACMIGDKPFAYYLEQAAETMAGAVAVGTCACDGGIPAAEGNLTGAIGLQEFYRKRNIDKLVVNIRGCSVHPDWVWHTITHLVKVGVPELVNGAPKLFYDRKVHDTCPRYHAFQEQMFAEKLGDKGCLFKLGCLGPNTYADCSSRWWNGGQTWCIDTNAPCIGCASPDFAKKKNFPFYRISENRKLKI from the coding sequence ATGCTGGATAGACGAGATTTTTTAAGGCTTGCCGCAACTCTGACAGCCTCACTTGGCATTGGAAATCTCCCGCAGCCTGTTGCTGCCGCCTTGAAACAGATCAACCAGAAAACGATTCCCAAGCTGATCTACCTGCAGGGGCTGTCCTGTACGGGATGCTCCATTTCACTTCTCCAGGCAAGTTCGCCTTCACCTCTCTATCTCATCACAGATTATTCACAACTCGCTTTCCATGCCGATCTGTCGGCCATTTCCGGGAGAAAGGCCATTGACCTCATTGAGCGATATGTCACCGGCCAGGCGGGGGATTATTTTCTTGCCGTGGAAGGCGCCATTCCGGAGTTAATGCCGGAGGCCTGTATGATCGGCGACAAGCCATTCGCTTATTACCTTGAGCAGGCAGCTGAAACCATGGCCGGGGCCGTAGCTGTCGGGACCTGTGCCTGCGACGGCGGCATTCCGGCAGCTGAAGGGAATTTGACCGGGGCCATCGGTCTGCAGGAGTTTTACCGCAAGAGGAATATCGACAAACTGGTGGTAAATATTCGCGGCTGCTCGGTCCATCCGGATTGGGTCTGGCATACAATTACCCATCTGGTCAAAGTCGGTGTCCCCGAATTGGTAAACGGGGCTCCAAAATTGTTTTATGATCGGAAGGTCCATGACACCTGCCCCCGATATCATGCCTTTCAGGAACAGATGTTTGCTGAAAAACTCGGGGATAAGGGTTGCCTTTTCAAGCTGGGCTGTCTGGGGCCTAATACTTATGCCGATTGCTCCAGCCGGTGGTGGAATGGAGGACAGACATGGTGCATTGATACCAATGCGCCATGCATCGGGTGTGCCTCTCCCGATTTCGCCAAGAAGAAGAATTTCCCCTTTTACCGCATTTCAGAAAATCGCAAGTTGAAAATATAG
- a CDS encoding nickel-dependent hydrogenase large subunit, with translation MRIDLGPVTRIEGHLNVQTTVENNVVVDARCMGEMFRGFEVILQGRDPLDSQQITQRICGVCPYAHAIASSYAQEQAYGLNVPKNGRIFHNLIQGANHLYDYLLHFYQLSALDFVDVTAILQYGGRDSELLKLKSWVQSELASGKPFPAAPFLPRISGRYIEDRDLNIGALKHYLDAMEIQKKANRAAAIFGGKFPHSTAIFPGGSTQEARIDHIVSYQAIIQEVRDFYHNVYIPDLVAVAQGFPEYWNIGASKGGFMSYGLLPLTSSLDSERLFASGILLDGKISPVDFQMITEDVAFSKYSSGSGLKVKNSELIPDPHKKSAYSWTKAPRYGGRMIEVGPAARVLVDYTRGHNQKVKALVEKFAGIANITANQLNSVLGRHLCRAISGVVIADFLLDETERIDHGQPTMAEIEIPRSGEGYGATEASRGALLHYIKIEDYKIDRYACVVPTTWNASPRDDNGNPGAMESALIGTRVANPGEQLESLRIVHSFDPCIACSVH, from the coding sequence ATGAGAATCGACCTCGGTCCCGTTACCAGGATAGAAGGCCACCTGAACGTGCAAACCACGGTGGAAAACAATGTCGTTGTCGATGCCCGTTGTATGGGGGAGATGTTCCGCGGCTTTGAGGTGATTCTGCAGGGCCGCGACCCCCTTGATTCGCAACAGATCACCCAGCGGATATGCGGCGTCTGTCCCTATGCCCACGCCATTGCATCATCTTACGCGCAGGAACAGGCTTACGGCCTGAATGTCCCGAAAAACGGCAGGATTTTCCATAACCTGATCCAGGGGGCAAACCATCTGTATGACTATCTTCTCCATTTCTATCAGCTTTCGGCCCTGGATTTTGTTGATGTCACGGCGATTCTCCAATATGGCGGTCGTGATTCCGAGCTTCTGAAGTTGAAAAGCTGGGTCCAGTCCGAACTGGCATCAGGAAAACCGTTTCCCGCAGCTCCTTTTCTCCCGAGGATTTCCGGCAGGTACATCGAAGACCGGGACCTGAACATCGGGGCTCTGAAACATTACCTTGACGCAATGGAGATTCAGAAGAAAGCCAACCGGGCCGCAGCAATATTCGGAGGGAAATTTCCCCATTCCACCGCAATTTTCCCGGGTGGATCCACCCAGGAGGCCCGCATTGATCACATCGTTTCCTATCAGGCGATCATTCAGGAAGTACGGGACTTTTATCATAATGTTTATATCCCTGATCTTGTCGCCGTGGCCCAGGGTTTTCCGGAGTATTGGAATATCGGCGCGAGCAAGGGAGGTTTTATGTCCTATGGTCTGCTGCCACTGACTTCGTCTCTTGACAGTGAACGTCTGTTCGCTTCCGGGATATTGTTGGACGGGAAAATATCGCCGGTCGATTTTCAGATGATTACCGAGGATGTGGCTTTTTCCAAGTATTCTTCAGGCAGCGGCCTCAAGGTAAAAAACTCGGAATTGATTCCTGATCCGCACAAAAAATCGGCCTATTCCTGGACCAAGGCGCCAAGATATGGTGGCCGGATGATAGAGGTCGGGCCGGCAGCAAGAGTGCTGGTTGATTATACCCGGGGGCATAACCAGAAAGTAAAAGCCCTGGTCGAAAAATTTGCCGGCATTGCCAATATCACCGCCAATCAGCTGAACTCCGTCCTTGGGAGACATCTCTGTCGGGCGATCAGCGGGGTGGTGATCGCTGATTTTCTGCTGGATGAGACGGAAAGAATTGATCACGGTCAACCGACAATGGCGGAAATCGAAATCCCGCGCAGTGGCGAAGGTTATGGGGCCACCGAGGCATCCCGGGGCGCCCTCCTGCATTACATAAAAATTGAGGACTACAAAATAGACAGGTATGCCTGTGTGGTTCCCACCACCTGGAATGCTTCCCCCCGCGATGACAATGGTAATCCCGGGGCAATGGAATCAGCGCTGATCGGAACCCGCGTTGCCAACCCGGGGGAGCAGCTGGAATCGTTGCGGATCGTCCATTCCTTTGATCCGTGCATCGCCTGTTCAGTCCACTGA